CATTAAAGTCAAAACCGATTTACCTTCCAACTCAAAAGTTGGAAATTTTCTTCATCGCATTCTAGAGTTATGTGATTTTTCGATATTTGAACTTCCCATTGAATCAATACAAAAACATCCATCGTGGCTTTGGGCATTTTCTGAGTCCATGCGGCAGTATCCCATCAAACTTCCATTTGACGCAGCGGATAGTTTAGACTTAGTTGTAGCGAAAGTTTTAAAACGAGCCATGATGGCAGAAATCACACTGGCTGATGGGGAAACTTTTTCCTTAAACAAATTGAAACCAGAAGAAAGATCCTCGGAATTAAAATTTCATCTCTATGTCCAAAAGATGTTAGAAGGACTTACAACAAATTTAACACCAGGATTTGAAAACTATCTCAAAGGTGCCATCGATTTGGTTTTCTGTAAAAATGGTAAATACTATATTGTGGATTATAAATCAAATCTTTTGCCGAATGAAGTTTATGATACAAAAGCAGTCACTACAGCAGTGGTTGAAAAAGGGTACCTAATTCAAAAGTCAGTTTATGCTCTCATTCTTTATGACTATCTTTCCTCACTTTATGGTAAAGAACTGGCTTTGGAACGTTTCGGTGGTGTTTATTATCTTTTTCTACGTGGGATGGGTATAGAAAAAAATTCCGGGATCTACTCTGATCTAAAAACATCGAAAGACCAATGGACGTCCGAAACATTTACGGCAATCAGGGCAGAGATTTTATCATATATCCAAGATGCTGCTTTTAGTTTGGAGAAATTATATTCATGAAACAAACAGAACCATCTTATTTAGAAATCGCAAAAGAAATTCTTAAACACTTTCCCAAGATTTCAAAAACCGAAGAAGAGTTAATCGCAAAACTAATTGAAGTCAATCAAAACGGAGATCTTTATTTATCTTCCATAGATTCACCTTCGATAGAAAATTTTAAAGATTCGTTTCCATTACACATAGAATCAACAGAAAACGAAAAAAGACTTTATTTCCAAAAAACGTATTCCGAAAAACTCCATTTTGAATCAAAAGTAAAAAGTTTACTAACAAATCGAAAGGACGGAAGTATATTAAACTCACAGGATATTCAAAAATTAGAATCCATCATTTCTACATTGGAATCCTCTTTTAAAAACCCCCTTGCCAAGGAACAAAAACAAGCTGTCATTGAATCCATCACCTCCTCCTTTCGAATCATTGCTGGAGGTCCTGGAACTGGCAAAACAACTGTTGTTTCATTCATACTCAAACTTCTCGATCAATTACAAAAACTACCAACTACAAATCGAATCGCACTTGTCGCACCAACAGGGAGAGCTGCCCAAAGATTAACCGAATCTATCCAAAAGAATTTAAATTTCTTTCAAGATACGAAGGATCTAGCCTCTTCTTTAAGAGGACAAACCATCCACAACCTTCTAAAAATATTTCCAGACGAACCAAAAGCATATTTTGGAGAAAATCGTTATTTGCCATTTGATCTCATCATCATGGATGAAACTTCTATGGTTGATTTAACACTTATGAATTTGTTCTTGGATTCCATTGATGATAAAACCCACCTAATTCTATTAGGCGATCCAAACCAACTTCCCTCTGTGGGCCAAGGAGAAGTATTGGCAGATTTACTCACTGAGTTCAAAACCCAAGGAAAGTTTGTTTCAGAATTAAAAATAAACCACAGATCATCGATTTCTTCTGAGTTTAGCAAATTTGCAGAACTAGTTAAAAACTCCTTCGAACTAGAAAATGCCATCGTCCAATTCCCCAATCCAAAAATAGGGTTACTAAACGAATTAAAAACGGAAGCCGACTTTATCTGGTTGCAAAAGGAAGAACCAAGCCCTACTCTTCCACTCCCTTACAAAGACTGGAAAGGAGAAGATTTAATTCAGTATCTTTGGAAGGATTTCTTTTTGCCTACGGCAAAAAAGGCAGCAGACTTTCATTGGAACCAAAAAGACTTAACAGATGGAAGCAACAAAAATTCTTTCGAAGATTTAATTTCTGAATATCGAT
The window above is part of the Leptospira brenneri genome. Proteins encoded here:
- the recD gene encoding exodeoxyribonuclease V subunit alpha — its product is MKQTEPSYLEIAKEILKHFPKISKTEEELIAKLIEVNQNGDLYLSSIDSPSIENFKDSFPLHIESTENEKRLYFQKTYSEKLHFESKVKSLLTNRKDGSILNSQDIQKLESIISTLESSFKNPLAKEQKQAVIESITSSFRIIAGGPGTGKTTVVSFILKLLDQLQKLPTTNRIALVAPTGRAAQRLTESIQKNLNFFQDTKDLASSLRGQTIHNLLKIFPDEPKAYFGENRYLPFDLIIMDETSMVDLTLMNLFLDSIDDKTHLILLGDPNQLPSVGQGEVLADLLTEFKTQGKFVSELKINHRSSISSEFSKFAELVKNSFELENAIVQFPNPKIGLLNELKTEADFIWLQKEEPSPTLPLPYKDWKGEDLIQYLWKDFFLPTAKKAADFHWNQKDLTDGSNKNSFEDLISEYRCLTILRNGYYGIESIQTRILNLAKKQLTSLGTNPDSIEYRHLAKSFYFQGMPIMIKRNDQIRKLFNGDIGLVLKIGSELRAVFPIENRLYSFALDTLPEHEPAFFLTIHKSQGSEYNTILLYLPPLPSLNSENAKEVSLLNRRILYTAITRAKKKVILMGDYNTWKLGLETFRRRKTGFRLS